A DNA window from Aspergillus nidulans FGSC A4 chromosome I contains the following coding sequences:
- a CDS encoding uncharacterized protein (transcript_id=CADANIAT00007442): MPSYLITGVSRGIGFEFLRQLSADPANLVIGLVRNKPATEAKVSQDLKRENIRIVEGDLADYDSIKRAVEAIGKITPSLDYLIANAALISSWSAYDGLGDLLHRAVRDPAKLDEVFLSSIRTNVLGNIHLFSLLIPLIQKSDIKKVITITSGMADLDFITQYNIAVAAPYSISKAAMNAAVAKFSAQYRKDGILFLALSPGLVDTGNYDDATPEQLAAAGKMFQQFATYAPAFKGPISPAESVGFLLDVIERAHVDRGYAGAFLSHYGNKQWL; this comes from the exons ATGCCCTCCTACCTCATCACCGGCGTATCCCGCGGCATTGGC TTCGAgttcctccgccagctctCAGCAGACCCGGCCAATCTCGTCATCGGCCTTGTACGCAACAAACCTGCAACAGAGGCCAAGGTCTCCCAGGACCTGAAGAGGGAAAATATTCGCATTGTCGAGGGCGATCTCGCCGACTATGATTCCATCAAG AGAGCAGTAGAGGCCATCGGAAAGATTACTCCCAGCCTTGACTACTTGATTGCGAATGCGGCATTGATCTCGTCATGGTCTGCTTATGATGGACTCGGTGACCT CCTTCACAGGGCCGTCAGAGATCCTGCAAAGCTCGACGAAGTTTTTCTCTCTTCAATCAGAACCAACGTCCTTGGCAATATCCAcctcttttccctcctcatcccgctgatccagaagagcgACATCAAAAAggtcatcaccatcacctcCGGCATGGCcgacctcgacttcatcaCGCAGTACAATATCGCCGTTGCAGCCCCCTACAGTATCAGCAAGGCCGCCATGAACGCTGCTGTTGCAAAGTTCAGCGCGCAGTACCGCAAGGACGGGATTCTGTTCCTCGCTCTCTCGCCGGGCTTGGTCGACACGGGTAACTATGATGATGCGACGCCCGAGCAGCTAGCCGCGGCCGGGAAGATGTTCCAGCAGTTTGCGACGTATGCGCCGGCTTTTAAGGGGCCGATCTCGCCGGCGGAGTCGGTGGGTTTCCTACTAGATGTCATTGAACGAGCGCATGTGGATAGGGGCTATGCGGGGGCGTTCCTGTCGCATTATGGGAATAAGCAGTGGCTTTGA